The following are from one region of the Coccinella septempunctata chromosome 7, icCocSept1.1, whole genome shotgun sequence genome:
- the LOC123317022 gene encoding segmentation protein Runt, which yields MHLPSNQHAPNMTEVYGSLQDTLQEYHGELIQTGSPAILCSALPNHWRSNKSLPIAFKVVALDEVQDGTVVTLRAGNDENFCAELRNCTAVMKNQVAKFNDLRFVGRSGRGKSFTLIITISTAPYQIATYTKAIKVTVDGPREPRTKSNYQYGYGLPGTFSPFFLNPGWLDAAYMTYAWPDYFRRSNMQQPNVHPSLVKGSPLPSSLPPTGEVFLPHVGAPPPSLHHSHLLPSHSLPGFQDISKINLEPLQFRSVPPSPMEQLSLRLSPMSSTLSVSPQPSNVQQETRIHSTVDQSTSEPSDDEDIDVVKSAFVPIKPANVMLQEIQHPDSTVQDKELPRNELKAPSSRTVRQLIEAKSPTSTKLQSSPTIKNVWRPY from the exons ATGCATCTGCCGAGCAACCAGCACGCGCCAAATATGACGGAAGTTTACGGATCCTTGCAAGACACCCTTCAGGAGTATCACGGTGAACTTATACAGACCGGAAGTCCGGCGATATTATGCAGTGCGCTACCTAATCATTGGAGATCGAATAAAAGTTTGCCGATAGCGTTTAAAGTGGTCGCCTTGGACGAGGTTCAAGACGGTACTGTGGTGACCTTAAGGGCAGGAAATGACGAAAACTTTTGTGCGGAACTTAGGAACTGTACAGCAGTGATGAAAAACCAAGTTGCGAAATTCAACGATCTCAGATTCGTCGGTAGAAGTGGCAGAGGAAAGTCTTTCACTTTGATTATCACCATTTCTACAGCGCCTTACCAAATTGCCACCTACACCAAAGCCATCAAAGTCACCGTAGATGGTCCTCGAGAACCCAGGACAAAATCAA ACTACCAATACGGTTATGGATTGCCAGGAACATTCAGCCCATTCTTCCTCAATCCTGGTTGGCTGGACGCTGCCTATATGACATATGCCTGGCCCGATTACTTCAGGAGATCAAATATGCAACAACCAAACGTCCACCCTTCGTTAGTTAAAG GTTCCCCTCTTCCATCTTCTTTACCACCGACCGGCGAGGTTTTCCTACCACACGTAGGAGCCCCACCTCCAAGTCTTCACCATAGCCATCTTCTGCCTTCACACAGCCTACCTGGATTCCAGGACATCTCCAAGATCAACCTGGAACCTCTTCAGTTTAGATCTGTGCCACCGTCACCGATGGAACAGCTATCCCTGAGGCTGTCGCCAATGTCTAGCACCCTGAGCGTCAGTCCACAGCCCTCGAATGTACAACAGGAGACCAGAATCCACTCGACAGTCGATCAATCAACCTCCGAACCTTCGGACGATGAAGACATCGATGTCGTCAAATCTGCCTTTGTGCCGATCAAACCCGCCAATGTAATGCTGCAAGAAATCCAGCATCCCGATTCCACGGTTCAAGACAAGGAATTGCCCAGAAACGAACTAAAGGCGCCTAGTTCCAGGACCGTTAGACAATTGATTGAAGCGAAGTCTCCAACGAGTACCAAGTTACAGAGTTCTCCGACGATAAAGAATGTTTGGCGGCCCTATTAG
- the LOC123316975 gene encoding pyruvate kinase-like produces the protein MAQRTAYCPKLPWMVDFYTSADGRIHNQQLKAAFARTYIDHLCHLNPESAAAKHRTTQMVFTIPENITVLAIEELLNCGMSMARIPLVISHEKCMEIINRLRHTCDRFSKKLGRLYPLAIALEFRGTEIRTGNLQNPEKKPIRLEKGKETKITTDPSFENLVTSELIYVDYQKISKLVRPGDQLLLDNGKVTLSALEVAEEMIKCIVNKTGDLHSNVSVTLVNAPVEVEPIGEEYMKNIEFALEMQVDAVIMTTIVDERNIKLLQEKLQDEEKKMLVIAKIGNTQAIENFDDIVKVADGIFVGSSELIGELPREKIFLVQKSIIARCNKIGKPVMCSFEVAEYGALSEAEITKIVSFIDDGVDCFVLTQCDVDNNLYYESIRQMNQICREGESAAHQRRIFSELTDNFVWSAEPIYSLAISVVESSFKCNAAAIVIVTRTGRCAKILSRFRPRCPIISVIKLEQNAKQLQIYRGIIPLVFISKYGSDWNAEVEARIQLGITFGKLSGFIRMGDIVIVVCGSKRSSGFTNTMKIVFASEFDVVKANEEGDH, from the coding sequence ATGGCTCAACGTACAGCATATTGCCCAAAATTACCATGGATGGTGGACTTCTACACCTCAGCAGACGGAAGAATACACAACCAACAACTGAAGGCTGCCTTCGCCAGGACCTACATAGACCACTTGTGTCACCTCAACCCTGAATCAGCAGCAGCCAAACATAGGACCACGCAAATGGTCTTCACAATTCCGGAAAATATCACAGTGTTAGCCATCGAAGAACTTCTCAACTGCGGCATGAGCATGGCGAGAATCCCCCTTGTAATATCCCACGAAAAATGTATGGAAATAATCAACAGACTGAGACATACCTGCGATCGATTCAGCAAGAAGTTAGGACGTTTGTATCCCTTAGCTATTGCCTTAGAATTCAGAGGGACGGAAATACGTACGGGAAACTTGCAAAATCCGGAGAAGAAACCAATTCGATTGGAAAAAGGAAAAGAGACAAAAATCACCACAGACCCTTCCTTCGAGAATTTAGTTACCTCAGAGCTCATCTATGTCGATTATCAGAAGATAAGTAAATTGGTTCGCCCAGGCGATCAGCTGCTTCTGGACAATGGAAAAGTCACACTTTCCGCCCTAGAGGTAGCAGAAGAAATGATCAAATGCATTGTGAATAAGACGGGTGATTTACACAGTAACGTCTCGGTAACTCTGGTGAATGCCCCAGTAGAAGTGGAACCGATAGGCGAGGAATACATGAAAAACATTGAATTCGCTCTGGAGATGCAAGTTGATGCAGTCATAATGACGACAATTGTGGACGAAAGAAATATAAAACTTCTCCAGGAAAAGCTTCAagatgaagagaaaaaaatgctGGTTATCGCTAAAATTGGCAATACTCAAGCTATAGAGAACTTCGACGACATCGTCAAAGTGGCAGACGGAATATTTGTAGGATCAAGTGAACTCATTGGTGAACTTCCGAGAGAGAAGATATTCCTAGTACAGAAGTCTATAATAGCTAGATGCAACAAAATCGGGAAGCCTGTCATGTGCAGCTTTGAGGTTGCTGAGTACGGGGCTCTTTCCGAGGCTGAGATCACCAAAATTGTGAGTTTTATAGATGATGGAGTCGACTGCTTCGTCTTGACACAATGCGACGTCGATAACAACTTATATTATGAGAGCATAAGGCAGATGAACCAAATTTGTAGGGAAGGAGAATCGGCAGCTCATCAAAGGAGGATCTTCAGCGAATTGACCGATAATTTCGTATGGTCTGCAGAACCGATTTACTCCCTAGCCATATCAGTGGTGGAGTCTTCATTCAAATGCAACGCTGCAGCTATAGTCATAGTCACGAGGACTGGAAGATGCGCTAAGATCTTGTCCCGATTCAGACCGAGGTGTCCCATAATATCTGTCATAAAACTGGAGCAGAATGCCAAACAGCTACAAATATACAGAGGGATTATACCTTTGGTGTTCATCTCGAAATACGGTTCCGATTGGAATGCGGAAGTTGAGGCCAGGATTCAACTGGGAATAACGTTCGGAAAGCTCAGTGGATTCATCAGAATGGGAGACATAGTCATTGTAGTTTGCGGATCGAAGAGGAGCTCTGGTTTTACCAACACGATGAAAATTGTTTTCGCCTCTGAGTTCGACGTCGTGAAAGCCAACGAGGAGGGAGACCATTGA